The sequence TGTTGGCGGAGCGCGCGTGTAATTTGTATCAGCAACATGGCAGTCCTGAGTCCGGAGCATCAACACTCGAAAAGGCAGCTCGTATTTTGGAAGATCCCATGCCGGATCAAGCATTGGCTTTGTATCAACGAGCTGTCGAAGTCACTGCGGTTGAAGACACAAGTCGACAAAGTACGGAATATGCGAGCAAAGTGGCGCGTCTCATGGTGAAATTAGGTATGTATGATCAAGCTTGCGATGCGATTCGACGTGAAATCGGTTTGTATCAACAAACCGAGAATATTGGCTTAATTGGGCGACTCGCAGTTGCTTTGGTGCTCGTGCAATTGGCACGCGAAGACGTTGTCGCCGCAGAAAAAGCATTTAAAGAATGGGGAAATTGCTGCGATCCTGCCGAAGTTCAAACCTTGGAACAACTTTTGCAAGCATATGACGATGAGGATCCCGATAGCGCTCGTCAAGCCCTCAGATCGCCCTTTATTCGACACATGGATATCGAATATGCGCGACTTGCCAACGAATTGAAATTGCCACGAGGCGCTGTTGCCGCTCCCAAAGCAAATGTCATCGAAAATGCCGCAGCTTCGTACGTTTCGCCAAATGCAGCGGGCGGGGGTGATGCTGAAGCACAAACTAGCGGCAGCGGAGGCTTAGATGACATCGAAGAAGGCggattatgttaaaaaatgacgTGATTCCTCGAAATTCCAGTTAATTATTACTATACTACAAGTGACgtacttattttttcttataaatttaaaaaagcgtgattgtgttaattttgcttgaattaAGAGactatttaaactttttgacgCTTGTCAagcatttattttcataatttctaatttttgactaaaaaaagtcaaaataattccatttaaaaaaatttaaatatttaattttccctttaatttatttcaccgCTCAACCTCTCTTAGatatgcataaaatatttatttttataaagcaTTATTGATAAttgcaagaaaatttatttttgtagaattaaaagaaagaaaaaaagacaaacattgttaattcattttaacttacgtactttaaaaataaaatatttatcaaataaaaatttaaatttaagaggcaaaaattaaatttaaaaaaaaatgataaaaatatctgCGACACTCAAcacatttatcacaaaaaactaaaaaaaaaatatttaaaaaaaatctttaaaaattatactaagctctgtgcaaaaaaaaaatgctaaaaatgtattaaatgtAAAAGA is a genomic window of Culicoides brevitarsis isolate CSIRO-B50_1 unplaced genomic scaffold, AGI_CSIRO_Cbre_v1 contig_45, whole genome shotgun sequence containing:
- the LOC134836509 gene encoding gamma-soluble NSF attachment protein-like, with amino-acid sequence VCFRTAKAYDQCKYCLLKSADCHKQARSLFHSAKCLDQAILICKEMNSFSDIRMLAERACNLYQQHGSPESGASTLEKAARILEDPMPDQALALYQRAVEVTAVEDTSRQSTEYASKVARLMVKLGMYDQACDAIRREIGLYQQTENIGLIGRLAVALVLVQLAREDVVAAEKAFKEWGNCCDPAEVQTLEQLLQAYDDEDPDSARQALRSPFIRHMDIEYARLANELKLPRGAVAAPKANVIENAAASYVSPNAAGGGDAEAQTSGSGGLDDIEEGGLC